The sequence below is a genomic window from Eleginops maclovinus isolate JMC-PN-2008 ecotype Puerto Natales chromosome 20, JC_Emac_rtc_rv5, whole genome shotgun sequence.
GTGGTTTCTGAGGAGCTCCCAGGGTGTCCCAGCTAATGAAAACTAGCATGAGTTATTGTGGTGGTGATAGGGTTCAACCCATCCTATACATTGTTGATATAGTAGTACAACTGTTTTTTCCAGAGCAACCCAATATGTCCACACATTGTTGGTGAACTCCCCTTTGACACCTTTATCTACAAGTGTAGCACCCTGGGTTTTGATGAATATGCTTCCCAACATCCTGTAAGCAGTTTGCTGTAGAgaccaaaacaaatgtgaatttTAGTCCACAATTAAAGCCAAGATTAAGTCCAACATTTAACCTAAGCAGACAGAAATGAAGGAAGTACAGGATGTGATGCTTCAGTCCGTCTGGCTACACTTGAACTCAGAGCTGTAACTCCCACTCAGGGTgaactcaaaacaaaaatgctacACCTGGTATATTTACCCTACCAAAGTCACTTCAAACTTCCACCCACTTCCATCCATTGTTGTCATTCATTgtaaaagtatttctgattcattttaaatgacttgttaTTTAAATTCTCCCCTGTGGGACTGATAATGGAATTCTGATATTAAGAAGTCTGACGGATGCGAGGTGAACTGCCCTGCACAAAGATCTCTTATGCCACATGTAATGAAACAACAAGTAGTTGTTTATATGGGAATAAAGGTTTCAGTGGTCTTGTTATAATTGGCTAATTTTATGCGGATGGGAAATCCCCTCTCAAGACTAATCATCatctttgtaaatatttatttttctctaaatgaTTGTGATCATTGCTGTTCTCTGTGACAGGGAGCTAGACTTGTATCATATCTCCAGCATAGCTTTGTGGTGGCAGTGTCTGTGGAAATGTCCACAGTAAGAACAGTTGTCACCTCTCTGCAGGTAAACCTGCTTACATGACTGAGGTCTGTGTGGACCTCAGTCATGTggaccccccaccccccgcctTACTCCAAAGGGACATGAACAATATTTTATTAGAAATACAAAATCGAGgggtttcaaatgtttattaacattttgtaatGGGAACAAGGCTGTAAATGTGAGCTTATACACCGTCTGGACAAAGCTCAGCTGAAGAGCAGGATGAGGTGCATTACATAATGGCGTCCCACATTCCATTCCCTACATTGCTCTTCTCCCAGGCTGAAGAACTACTTCAGGGTTGTGCTGCCATCTAGTGACTGATTGATGTCTTGCTATAACAGTTGTTGACATACAGACCTGAATTATCTATAATACATGAAAATCTAAATTTAGTTTTGTTATGATTCCCTAAAATACTTTCTGTTTCTTATTTCCCAGCCCTGAGTCAGTTGAAGCAAGCCCTGctgtgaatgaaaaaaactaCAACCACAGCTGTGGGAGTGCACAGAGTCATGGGTATCGGGGTCTACCATATGCTGTGAGTTCATACTGCTCTTCTCTATTCATCAATTCTAATCATGGCATGTCTTACTATAGGATGTATATCAGAAATAGGTTAGCTACAAGTATGAGCATCTTTGAATCTAAAATAATAACTCAATCTATCCAgtcttttcttgttttctaaTCTTTAAATTCTGTGTAATTCAGTTAAGATTCAAACGAAGGGTCTGCGCGGCTTGTAATTTGGTCACTGACATGAGTATCTTTCCCGCTGTTAGTCCTCTATAACCGCAGACTACCTCCGTTATTAACAGCTGTACTGTTTCACATACCTGTTTTTTTGCCCTCATTTTCATTCGTCTCCATTTTCCGTTTCCCTTTTGCCTGAACACCCGTTGTTTGAAGATGCAACAGTCTTCCGTTGTGTGTTGTCAGGATCACAACTATGGCGCGCCCCCTCCCCCTACCCCACCCGCCTCCCCGCTCTCCCAAACCATCATTCCCCGTATGGATCTCAACGGCGTGGTACGGAGCTCCCGCTACCACGAAACCACCGAGGACAACTCAGCGGACAGCGACAGCTCCTCAGAGGAGGACGGGGCTGTGGCCAACTGGTGTCATTGCAGCCTGACGCCCGACGGCCTGCTCATCAAATGTGACAACTGCAGGTGAGAGGGGGAGCAGTGCCAAGACCGGATCATGGAGCGTAGTTTCCAGCTCTATAAAGTGCAAGATAGGACCAAAAGCTGTAACAATTGGAAATCCCCGTTACTGTGATTTAATTGTCAAATGTCACACATTTATCCCTCACTGTTCAGACTGTAGCAGCGTCAGAATgatcatctttatttttctgacacaAAACCTGCTTTAGTTTGTCTCTAACTAACATATTCTTGGAGAGTGAGAACGTTATTAAATCCCTCAACTGTAATTGCTCAAAATACAGCATGTATTCATGTAGTTATTCTCTTTCCATTTGTCCTTTCAACAGCAAGTACATTGCAATCATTGGGTGTCATTTGCAAAAGTAGATTGTGTAAAGGCGCCTTAATGGAAGGTTTGAGTCTGGGTTTGGAGGGGATCGTAAGGTTCAGGTCATTCACTCAGGACAAGTTTACATATATTCTTAGCACGATATGCAAAAACAATCATACTGtgcaaaatgttttttgctTCTATTATTAACAAGTTCCTTATAACCATGAGTCTgtacagaaatgtaattatgtgCTTTCTAGCAACGATTTGACTGTTACATTTATGTTAAGGCCCGTTTATACGATGTGCTTTATTGCTATTTCAGTGGCAGGGGACTCGACAGGAGGAAAGGGGCAGACGGCCAGCATAGAAAAACAGAGAATGTCTCAGGTacattgttttatcttttttggTTCATTAATTTCCCTATGAACATTTAAGGGCTCTCTGATAACTCTGTTTGttctatttgttgttgttgtttatagcTGGTGAGAGCAGTGCCACTGAGAGTGGTGACGAAGAGGTGTCGCCCTCCACTGTCTCTTACACCGCCACCCAGCATACGCCCACCAGCATCAAACTCACTGTCAACCGGGTCAAAAGGAGCAAAtccaaaaaaaggaagaagagcaCAGAGAAGGCGCATGGAACGCCAAAGGGCAAGAAAGTCAAGGTATGACAATGTGTGAAGCaatgtggaggaagaggagactaTATTCAAATGATACACGCTTAGTTCAAAACACAATTTGGAGCTGTTGTTTGTTGTTACCAGCTCGTCACATTGAATACTTATGGGTTCATTTTCCTTCCTAAAGGCTTTCAGAGAGGGCTCCAGGAAGTCCATGAGGATGAAGGTAAGATTGGAGTTTACCTATGTTATGTCTATGCCGTCATGAGGCGCAGGGGGTTATTTTCTTAATGATGCGCGAGCTTTTCAAGTCTTTAGTAGCTACATTAACTACGGGTGCGTTCGTTTAAAGTCACCGTTAGCGCCGGAGTCGCACATACTGGACCAGTGGTGATATCGGAGCGTTGTTAAAACGGGCCGTTCAGAGCATGTGCAGTGAATGTTTCAAATGAACCCGCAATATTATTTAATGAATCGTTTAGCTAGCCTACTAGCTAGCATACATTGTCACTAATGCCTAGCATTAGCTTTCGCCTTCAGTTTCTAATAGTTTTTTTCATGGGTATAATGTCATGTAATCTCATTTAATCATAATTGTAGCTTTCCAATGTCTGAAGCCTTAGCTCGACGCTCGTAACAAtttccctcgtcgtaatccacaTAAAAAAATCCACAGAACAACTCGGcaaattcaaccgtttacttcgattcaagaaaaataagcacagaaaagaatgtcattttacaaagttataaagttattccaaagatcgagagagagtgagagaggtcaaaaaactgtgtggctccactcttgcatttcctgactgaccccagaCTAACCCCGGAAACTtctcccatgagtgtatcaaaaataaattaaaaggcacACAGTTACCAAGATGCCACAATCACAGTacatatttccaaatattacaGAAGTAATATAAATGAGGTGTTATGCATGTGAATTATCCACACACGTTTGTAACATGAATAAGTAGTTAActtaacacattactgtaaatatgaactgtaacaactaaaacctgtaaatattgtaaatattccttcttattcctTCTAactcaatgacacatttattcattactgtcattttgaatatgaactgaaatattgaagtcaaaacatcaacaaactgcatttaggctcctacaaTAATCATGTCTTATATTGGTAAACTGATAAACAAGGCACTACATTTTAAGTTCTACATATTAATAATGAATGGACTTGCTTTGCTTTATGTTAGCATCACTAACTGGTACAggtaaaacatgcaaaaaagtAGTAAGTAGGctgctttaaatgtgttatcccttttttattaaatgttcatatGTTTTAAATCCCATGTTAAGGCTATAAACAGAGGTCggagaaatactcagatcttgtacttgagtaaaagtagaagtaccagagtgtaggcATACTctgtaacaagtaaaagtcctacattaaaaatgttactgaagtaaaagtagaaagtattagcatcaaaatgtacttaacaAATTaaagtcattgtgcagattggtccatttcaaaaatatatgtacGCTGTTGCCAATATTTATGTTTAGTTGGACCAATTAAGGAATTCTGTTTCCATTTGGTACGGTCAGCCTCATGATTTTGATCTTTCTGTAAAGATAAACGTTGACACATCCTGCTCCGCCTTGTGTTCTGTTTAGAACTCCACAACGGAGGCCAGTGTGCTGGATGAGAACACAGCAGAGGGCTGGGAGAGCAGGATCCGCCAGTGGACGGACCAGTATGAGGAGGCTCTGATCAACCAGTACAGCGCTGACGTCCAGACGCTGCTCGAGCTGCACCGCGCTGCCAGCAACACCGTCTCTAAGGTGGAGAGCGACAGCGCCACCCCCCCCTGCACTGCACAGATCCATGCCTCAGGCGACGCAATGGACACCATCAACCGCACCGAGCTGGCCTGCAACAACACCGTGCTGGGCTCACAGATGCAGGTCCGCCCCCGCCCAAATAATATATTGCATATATTCAAAATTAATGTCCCAGTGCATGCATGTGAATCAGCCTTCCCCTTACTGAAGACGCTACATCACTGGCCAGCATTAACAAAGTACCATAATAGAGTGGTGCAATGATGAACACGTACTTTTGTAGGCTGATGCAAAAGTTAGCATTGCTAAAGCTCTTTTGACCTAAAGCAATTCCATTGCCTAAAGCTTCCCATTGGATTTAGGGAAATGGCCGAGAGTAAGATCTGTGGCATGTTTCAGATACTTAAGATCTCCACTTAATTGCGTGGCTTATGTTTGGATTATGGCTTATGTTCGCATTACGATGTTTGAGTAGTATCTTGTTAGCAACTGGCTTTTtaatgacacatagaagctttaaaaaaagtgaaaagttCCAATGATTgggttaaccacagaccttattgCAAGGGTTTAAACTAAAGAAACGTTGAATTCAAGTTTTAAAATGCAGACTCTAACATTATTTTAGGTAGTCTTATTACATCTTGGTTATTTAGTGTACAGGCATGCTCTGCCTGCATGGATATAACCAGAGACATGTGTGTATTGATGCCTTATATGATAACATAAATGTCTAGTtgcaaataactgttttgtGGTTTCTGTTTGTAGCTCCAGTTGGGGCGGGTAACTCGGGTGCAGAAACACAGGAAGATCCTCCGCGCAGCCAAGCACCTGGAACCAGACACACTCATCATTGAGTATCGGGGGAAAGTCATGCTCAAACAGCAGTTTGAAGTCAACGGGCAATTCTTCAGAAAGTAAGAGATCATTGGATTGCTGTCACTCTTCTGCAACCCTTTATACATGCAGTGTTTGGGTCCACAGATGTACACAAAGACTCCACTGTTGTTATTTCCATGCTGATTAATCCATTGTCACCATGTTTTTCCAGACCATACCCGTTTGTGCTCTTCTACTCAAAGTTTGATGGTGCTGAGATGTGCGTTGATGCAAGGACCTTTGGGAATGACGCCCGCTTCATCAGGAGGTCCTGCACACCCAACGCTGAGGTCAGCCAACAAGCTTCTTAAGAACCTCAAATCCTGCCACTGctgtttccttcctctgtgGCTTTCTGTTTCATTAGGTTGTTTTCTTTGACTCTTTCTAACTGATGCATCTGTTCCCTTCTCCAGGTCCGGCATATGATTGCTGACGGCATGATCCATCTGTGTATCTACGCTGTCAGTCACATCACAAAGGACGCTGAGGTCACCATTGAATTTGACTACGACTTTAACAGCTGGTCAGTACTGCTCCTCAACCCATATCTCCCTCCTTACAGGCCTTTGAAACATCCCTGCAATAACAACACTGACATTAAGTATTAGTGGTCACAacatcataataaaaacaacaacacctgcTGAATCAGCAGCAAAGCGGGGTGTAACTGGCTGCTTCAGAACACAGTGTTGTTCTTTAATgcatcttctctctctcctaaCAAACCACAGTAATTACAAAGTGGACTGTGCCTGCCATAAGGGCAACCAGAACTGCCCGGTGCAGAAGCACAACATGAGCCCTAGGGAGAGCTTGCTCAGCAGCCCTTCCCtgccacccccctcccctctggtTGGAGCTGAGACCCGACGGAGGAAAGCCCGGAGGAGAGCGACGGAGAGCTGCGTCTCTGGTGACAGCAACCAGAACCTTGACCAGCCCCAGGAGGCCAAAGACCTGCAGGTCACCAGCGACACAGAGGTGGGCACAAAGATAGATTAAAGTCGTTTCAAAGGGACAACGTTTTCTAAAAAGTGGAAACATTGCTAATTGTCTGGGTAAAATTTGCTCATGTGCTGCCTGTCTCATATCAGGAGCGACTGCAGGCTGAGCTGAAGGCCGAGGAGGGAGAGGTGGATGAAAATTGGGTCGTCTCCAATAAAAGAGTATGACATTTTAACTATTATCTAATACTGCTGTTATTCTAATGTAGCAGACACCGTCTAGATGTTTATTTATCTGTGGCAATATATACCAGTTATAGTAAAGATGCGTGTAAGTCATTCTCTGACACCGTCTGTGTCTGTCCATGTAGATGTGTAGCAGTGTGGAGAGGAGGCGTAAGAGAGTGGGAGGAGCagaggtgaaggaggagggTGGGGAAAGTGAAGACGGGGCAGGAAACCCTGCTGGGAACACTCCTATCCCCCCCACCACTGGAGTGGGGGTCAGCACACGGCGCACCTCCTATGTCATGGTCAGTGACCATCTGTGTGATAATGGTTCATTGATTTTTTTCgtgttgatttcattttatttattcaatttaatcCTTCTCTATCAGGAAGTGCCACCTATAGAGGAGAAGACCTCATCTCCCACCCTGCCCGCTCCCCCCGCCCCACCTAAACCCGCACGACCCAACAAGCCTCGGCCCAAAAGTCGTATCTCTCGCTACCGGTCCAGTTCCTCCCAGCGTGCCCGGCGGCAGCGCCAAGCTAACGCCCAGCTAGCAGCCGCTGCTGCTGCGGCCGCAGCCATGGCAGCGATGCCATCGTCAGCTGATCAAGGAGCCTCTCTGGACGATGAGGCGTCTCAGGGCCCATACGGTGCTGAACATGGCCACGGAGAGAGCGGGCTCCATCTTCTCGATGGAGACAGTCTGAACTGCATCAACAGAGGCAATCTGCGCTACCCCAAGACCAAGAAGGTGAGAGgatctgagactgaggacattttttattggatttagGCTATTTTCTATGGTCAAGTCAGGATTCCTTccatcatatttaatattttgagtattctttatatatatatttttagtattCTAGCTCGGAAAAATTTAAGagaccatttcagcattataagtttctcttgttttattattcacaggcatgtctttgagttaaatgtattttttattgtattctataaactactgacaatttttctctgtgttgaaattaaacagacactggaatagctgccatacatgtagagataaagaatttagaaacatttggagtggtctcttaatttttttccagagctttaTATACCCCAATAAAATAAGCACATGATGTACTGCATGatgaaactaaaaacaaatcggttttatttaaacagctgtgtatggtgtataaatatataaatagatagataTAACggtatgaatataaatgtaacgGTAGCTCATTAATGTTCCTGTCTGCTCTCAGTACCTGGTGACTGAGTGGTTGAATGATAAGGTCCCCGGAGCAGAGAAGCTCCACCAAGATGTGCCTGTAGAGCGCCCGCTCCGGATTACCACTGACCCCACGGTGCTGGCCACCACCCTCAACATGCTGCCCGGCCTCTCTCACTCGTCGCTCATCTGCACCGCCCCAAGACACTACGTCCGCTTCGGCTCCCCCTTCAACCCCGAGAGGCGCCGACCCCGCCCGCTCCAAATGGACGGCACTTATGGCTGCTACAAGAAGGTCAGAGATACAGcaagcattttttttataaaactcaAGACTTTAGGCAATAGGTTTAGTGTGCTGAAGATTTTGAATGTGTTGTAAACGGATGTTTGAGTTTTTAAACATGACGGTGCTGTTGTGTTGCTGCAGAGGTGGATAAAGCAGGTGGAGGATGAGAGCTGTTCAGCCAGTGTGGAGGACGGTACTGAGTCCACCTCCTCCCAGCAAAGCACCAGTAGCAGATCCACCCCCAACCCCCTGTCCGGCGGTATGTACACCCCCCCCCATCTGATTACTCATTTACTTATGTCAATGAACTATAGGTCCTAACTGAGAGGGAACTGGGTGCTACTACTTCctaaaatacaacatattatCGGGTGCAGTGCAGATAAAGGATTGTATATTTTGCTGTATCCCATCACAGTTTATTATTCTCCTGTTCCTGTAAGCctaatttgttttcaattctCCTGTTTTCAAATCACAGATGTCAATGCACCGTTTAAGAAGCGCCGCTCCAAGTTCATTGCAGAGAGGACACCAGCCCCCTCGGACCACCTGCTCCGCCCGCTGTCCCCCATCACACCCCCGCTCCCAGAGGACTCCCTCCATTCGCAGCTCCTCACCCCCTGTGGCTCCCTGCTCCCTAACGGCCTGGTCTTCTCCCCCATGCCCTCCCTGCCCGCCAGCCGCTGCAACACACCGCTGCAGTTTGAAGTAAGATCAGCCACGGTTAAAGTCACGCGCTGATGGAATTGTCCTGGTCAGTCCACTTTAGTCCCTGTGGTAATCCCAGGGTTTGGCCTTTTAGTTTTTGGCTGAGCACCATGACCACTACAGATGGCCTTTTGGTTTTGGTAATATGACAGGCTTTTTCTACCCAACAAGCCTATAGCAACATTATAGTAAATAATgactatttaaatataaagtaaacGTGCATCTAAAAGTAGGGTCACTGATTCAACATCCCATAAGAGTACATTCAATGTTTGTAACTATTCAAAACATTCTTGGAAAACATTGTTAATCATTGCAGATAAACCACTGTGAGCCGAATAACAGTTAATGTTTGCCCTTACAAATAAGAGATTAGTACACCatggtaaaaaaacaagtagaagtgtatgtatatatatatatatatttttaaatattaaagttactattattatgcttttcttttctttgacctaatttatttatttatactttctcttattttattgcatgtgtggagaatgtgttctgtgttcgGGATAAGGTGGGGAGAAAGCGGGTACATATTGGtgaaaattcaataaatatattcaaacatttttttaaatatatattaaagtaGCTGGTACTGTTGGCagattgtaaacatttttttaaagaagggtAAATTGCACTAGGATATATTGCACAAAGTTGTACATGTACAGGCAGTGTTATTGcacattatgaatatttattatttatgttgtgCATTTTTAATAACTTGTGATTTTCTCTCTAGAACATATCCTCCCCTGAGGCCTCTCCTGTTCACCGGCCGGAGTCCATCTCTCCTGAGGTACGCTCTAATCTCTCTGCCGCTAACTCCTAGCTGCTGATGCTAGCGGCTAAATGATACTTCCTGCTGCTGGTTTCTCAGCTGTGTCTAATCactgtgtcctctctctctctcctacaCCTCTTtgttctcctcctgctgccgtTTCTACAGACAGACTTTGACCTCTCTCGGCCTCAGTTCCCCGACCTGTCCCTCCACTCCAGCCTGGAGAGCCCTGTGGCTGGGACCTCCGATGACTTTTCCCTTCCTGGAGGCCCTTCAGATTCACAGGGCCAATCATCTGTAGGGGCCTCTTCCCTGAATCCTGCATCCTGTCCCTCAGACCTTACCTCACAACAAAACAGGGAGCAGGCTTTCAGGACAGAGTTCAACCTCATATACACCTGCTCGCCCCTCAACGCAAACCTGGGGAACCCTGTGGTCCCTGAGCGCCACCTCTCCCAGTCAGAGGGAGGCTTTTCCCCAGCAGAGTCCTTCCACAGCTCCATAAGCGGCCAGGGGCTGCTGGGAGACGCAGGCCCCGGCTCCATGTCCCCCTACGGCGAGCCTCATTACGGGGGGGGCTACCCGGACAGTGGCACGCCTCCTCACACCAGCAACCCACCACAAAAGAAGAAGGCAAGTTCTCCACACGTTAATAAGAATGTGACAAATGTTTTCCAGGCAGGTAGCCTCTCAGCGTTCCATCTGTTGTTCTGCAGCACGAGTGACTGTGTGCAAACTGAAGAGCCAATCATGATGTGcttcctgctctgtgtttgcttGTTGACTCTGTCTTATATATATATCGATTGGTCCTTATCCCAGGCGGTCAACTCCAATAAGCAACAggcaataaaaaatatttaaccattttatgtttatatctGAAATGATTTCAACTCTGTAGCTTCGACCCTACCTCCctcttccctccccctcctctccctcagttCCCTTCCTCCCCCACGCTGCTCCTTGATACTTTTGCCAAGTCTCTCTTCCACTTTTCTTCCAAGGCAGAGGGCCAACCAGCATACCATTAGTCTGCTGACAGGGAAGCCAGATTACCAGGCTATAGCTGTAAGAAGTGAATACAAGCCAGTACAAAATATGGTGAATATTCTCCCTCCCACTACATCTTTAgaagtgtgcatgtaaatattgtttcttTGCATCTGCATACAGCACCCACCCCAtgcccctcccctctctcaaaCCTACAttgaattatgaaaatattttagcAGCAGTCATTATGCCATTTCAGTTCAGTCCATCGAAGCGTGTTCAGGTTCATCCATCGCCTCGAACACGAGAGGCCGATGGATCATGAGTCGTCATCATGGTGTTGAGACGTCTGCTCCATCTCATCCATGGCCCTGTCCAAACCGACGCTCCATCCACCTCTGCTACAACTACACTTACACTTGTTTacagcaaaaacacatgcagtcacACGATGTCCTTGCTCAAATgtaacattacacacacactcctgtaaCTGAGGACTCAAACCAATGGTTGCCTGCATGTTGGCTTATACTCATCAAagtttacaatatttaaataaaaactatggTTTATTGCAATTTGAATTCCAGCCCAGCTATAATAACATGGTACATCCCTCAGTAAATGCTG
It includes:
- the setd5 gene encoding histone-lysine N-methyltransferase SETD5 isoform X2, with the protein product MSIVIALGVTTPETSYSDMAAGSDPESVEASPAVNEKNYNHSCGSAQSHGYRGLPYADHNYGAPPPPTPPASPLSQTIIPRMDLNGVVRSSRYHETTEDNSADSDSSSEEDGAVANWCHCSLTPDGLLIKCDNCSGRGLDRRKGADGQHRKTENVSAGESSATESGDEEVSPSTVSYTATQHTPTSIKLTVNRVKRSKSKKRKKSTEKAHGTPKGKKVKAFREGSRKSMRMKNSTTEASVLDENTAEGWESRIRQWTDQYEEALINQYSADVQTLLELHRAASNTVSKVESDSATPPCTAQIHASGDAMDTINRTELACNNTVLGSQMQLQLGRVTRVQKHRKILRAAKHLEPDTLIIEYRGKVMLKQQFEVNGQFFRKPYPFVLFYSKFDGAEMCVDARTFGNDARFIRRSCTPNAEVRHMIADGMIHLCIYAVSHITKDAEVTIEFDYDFNSCNYKVDCACHKGNQNCPVQKHNMSPRESLLSSPSLPPPSPLVGAETRRRKARRRATESCVSGDSNQNLDQPQEAKDLQVTSDTEERLQAELKAEEGEVDENWVVSNKRMCSSVERRRKRVGGAEVKEEGGESEDGAGNPAGNTPIPPTTGVGVSTRRTSYVMEVPPIEEKTSSPTLPAPPAPPKPARPNKPRPKSRISRYRSSSSQRARRQRQANAQLAAAAAAAAAMAAMPSSADQGASLDDEASQGPYGAEHGHGESGLHLLDGDSLNCINRGNLRYPKTKKYLVTEWLNDKVPGAEKLHQDVPVERPLRITTDPTVLATTLNMLPGLSHSSLICTAPRHYVRFGSPFNPERRRPRPLQMDGTYGCYKKRWIKQVEDESCSASVEDGTESTSSQQSTSSRSTPNPLSGDVNAPFKKRRSKFIAERTPAPSDHLLRPLSPITPPLPEDSLHSQLLTPCGSLLPNGLVFSPMPSLPASRCNTPLQFENISSPEASPVHRPESISPETDFDLSRPQFPDLSLHSSLESPVAGTSDDFSLPGGPSDSQGQSSVGASSLNPASCPSDLTSQQNREQAFRTEFNLIYTCSPLNANLGNPVVPERHLSQSEGGFSPAESFHSSISGQGLLGDAGPGSMSPYGEPHYGGGYPDSGTPPHTSNPPQKKKRANQHTISLLTGKPDYQAIAVRSEYKPVQNMVSLLEYRKRKQGSGRDSDPTGSSSSLGGTPTRPSLHYSQDSHHQHMQPPPASPHSSFSAHTSSAPQMEELSSSDQQGPPRHRDNNNQWMVPTDVERLREGQGVLERVLRSIKMERGYKRSDGSSEKESDADRYEVGGASPMKSPHRNSPSVYSQQSSESLRQTDSPSFLQQTSNFPFRGSYSPSSGQNFYSRLSSSHPPASQDHPPSSFHTPTPTSSSDCRLPALNQQSGSSSVDGGYSSAHLKASLLNSSGPAETPTPGPRAHGQTKIDSGAQSSRGGQVSRTLKAGSPGQAALQASSRLLSAPGPSHYPQRGTSLGQFQHSPLQGPGVRTQSGSF